In a genomic window of Aggregatimonas sangjinii:
- a CDS encoding SprT-like domain-containing protein → MDDILKKYLPERSVQSCLALVQRTGVHLKIVNERVTRHGDYRRLPDGRHQITVNATLNKYRFLITLVHEIAHLVAFEKYGKRIKPHGSEWKHTFQDLMLPFIRPEIFPGRLLPLLARHFKNPKASSSTDAQLSIALKEYDERHSDKSYVFELPLGSVFRLYNGKLYKKGNKRVKRYECIEMKTGRMFLFQPNAEVEPVTE, encoded by the coding sequence ATGGATGATATTTTAAAGAAATACCTCCCTGAGCGTTCGGTTCAATCTTGCTTGGCATTGGTACAGCGAACGGGAGTGCATTTGAAAATCGTGAACGAGCGTGTCACCCGTCACGGCGACTATCGGAGATTGCCCGATGGGAGGCATCAGATAACGGTCAATGCAACACTGAACAAATACAGGTTCTTGATAACTCTGGTACATGAGATAGCCCATCTCGTCGCCTTTGAAAAGTACGGTAAGCGAATTAAACCACACGGAAGCGAATGGAAGCACACGTTTCAAGACCTGATGTTGCCGTTTATACGACCGGAGATATTTCCCGGTAGACTATTGCCGCTTCTGGCAAGACATTTTAAAAATCCGAAAGCAAGTAGCAGTACGGATGCTCAATTATCCATAGCCTTAAAGGAATACGACGAGCGGCATAGCGATAAATCATATGTTTTTGAATTACCTTTGGGTAGCGTGTTTCGATTGTATAACGGCAAGTTGTACAAGAAGGGTAACAAGCGGGTAAAGCGTTACGAGTGTATTGAAATGAAGACGGGTAGGATGTTCCTCTTTCAGCCAAATGCAGAAGTGGAACCTGTAACGGAGTAA
- a CDS encoding mannose-1-phosphate guanylyltransferase — MNKNYYAVLMAGGVGSRFWPISTSHYPKQFHDMLGTGDTLIQRTFMRLNKFVPTENILILTNERYNDLVLKQLPLVKQEQVVLEPAMRNTAPCILYAALKIQKMNPDGVMIVAPSDHWIEDEDAFAKDVITCFDKCEKQAVLCTLGIKPSFPNTGFGYIEFEKENSEGLKKVHQFREKPNYETAQRFLAQGNFLWNAGIFMWSVKTIVNAFQSYQPEQYSLFEQGVSCYNTDEESDFIKENYSKAENISIDYAILENSKSIFVLPATFDWNDLGTWGSLYDKLDKDENSNAIVNSKVVAQDASGNMIRSPKGKIVVVDGLKDYIIVDKEEVLLIYPKSKEQDIKQVLNKVKDSFGEQYS, encoded by the coding sequence ATGAACAAAAATTATTATGCAGTTTTAATGGCCGGAGGTGTTGGATCCCGGTTTTGGCCGATCAGTACGTCGCATTATCCGAAACAATTTCATGACATGTTGGGTACTGGCGACACCTTGATTCAACGAACGTTCATGCGATTGAACAAATTCGTGCCAACGGAAAACATCTTAATACTGACCAACGAACGCTACAATGATTTGGTCCTGAAGCAATTACCCTTGGTGAAACAAGAGCAGGTCGTTTTGGAACCTGCCATGCGAAATACGGCGCCTTGTATTTTATACGCTGCCTTGAAAATCCAAAAAATGAACCCGGATGGCGTGATGATCGTTGCGCCCAGCGACCATTGGATTGAGGATGAGGACGCCTTTGCGAAAGATGTAATTACCTGTTTCGATAAATGTGAGAAGCAAGCGGTACTATGCACCTTGGGAATAAAACCCTCTTTCCCAAATACCGGTTTTGGTTACATTGAATTCGAAAAAGAAAATTCGGAAGGACTCAAAAAAGTACACCAATTTCGAGAAAAGCCCAATTACGAAACGGCACAGCGTTTCTTGGCCCAAGGCAACTTCCTATGGAACGCGGGTATTTTTATGTGGAGCGTAAAGACCATCGTGAACGCGTTCCAATCTTATCAGCCTGAGCAGTATTCGCTGTTCGAACAAGGCGTTTCCTGTTACAATACCGACGAAGAAAGCGATTTCATAAAAGAGAATTATTCAAAAGCCGAGAACATATCCATAGATTATGCGATTTTGGAGAATTCGAAGTCCATTTTCGTGCTTCCGGCCACCTTTGATTGGAACGATTTGGGCACGTGGGGCTCTTTATACGACAAATTGGATAAGGATGAGAATAGCAATGCCATTGTCAATAGCAAGGTCGTAGCACAGGATGCTTCGGGGAACATGATTCGTTCCCCAAAAGGAAAAATCGTGGTGGTAGATGGCTTAAAAGATTATATTATCGTTGACAAGGAGGAGGTACTTTTGATCTATCCGAAATCAAAGGAGCAGGATATAAAGCAGGTGCTGAACAAGGTAAAGGATAGTTTTGGCGAACAATATTCGTAA
- a CDS encoding DUF389 domain-containing protein, whose amino-acid sequence MSEQQKKQEETEAQHTQDTTQNRAEVKKDFKGLIESTKIFLHELLDVRPNTDQEATKKAIIDDIPFKGHTSWILICSIFIASVGLNANSTAVVIGAMLISPLMGPILGIGMSLAINDIDTLRRSLKNFAVMVVLSVLTAYLFFLLFPLKVESSELLMRTAFDLRDVLIAFFGGLALVIARAKKGTMASVIYGVAIGTALMPPLCTVGFGIAWGNWDYALGALYLFTINSIFIGLATFLVIKYLRFPMVRYANSARRRAIARFASLLGVLVMIPAGFTFWDALQESFYRRQAQQFVNEEIATYQFAEGGRFVENLTDIEYQRTSIFKTISNTLFGKEESKKPEAPSIELVFMGNERIPESVIATWNAQKNENKDFDRLRETKLQIIQGAQNERLDQSKYIEELYESQKANLLGKDERIRLLQSEVARLKKSVARDIPFADISKEAKANYNDLISLEYDNAVRTDFSKIDTMAIFEIKWKKGVGKNQILRDNKKIHDWLKVRLKDESILLREMVQ is encoded by the coding sequence ATGAGTGAGCAGCAGAAAAAGCAGGAGGAAACCGAAGCACAACATACGCAGGATACCACTCAAAATAGAGCTGAGGTAAAAAAGGACTTTAAGGGCCTTATCGAAAGTACCAAGATTTTTCTGCACGAACTGCTCGATGTACGCCCGAATACCGATCAGGAAGCGACCAAAAAAGCCATCATAGACGATATTCCTTTCAAAGGACATACTTCGTGGATTTTGATTTGCTCCATTTTTATCGCTTCGGTAGGTTTAAATGCCAATTCAACCGCTGTGGTCATAGGAGCCATGTTGATTTCGCCCTTGATGGGTCCGATTTTGGGTATCGGCATGTCATTGGCTATCAACGATATCGATACCCTACGACGTTCCTTGAAGAATTTTGCGGTAATGGTGGTTTTGAGCGTACTGACTGCCTATCTGTTCTTTTTACTCTTTCCATTAAAAGTAGAATCTTCGGAGCTTTTAATGCGAACGGCTTTCGACCTAAGGGATGTGCTCATTGCATTCTTTGGAGGCTTGGCCTTGGTCATTGCACGGGCCAAAAAAGGTACCATGGCTTCGGTCATTTATGGTGTGGCCATCGGTACGGCGCTCATGCCGCCGCTTTGTACTGTCGGTTTCGGGATTGCTTGGGGCAATTGGGACTATGCCCTTGGTGCTTTGTACCTGTTTACCATTAACAGTATTTTTATCGGCTTGGCGACCTTCTTGGTCATCAAGTACCTTCGATTCCCGATGGTACGTTATGCCAATTCGGCACGCCGTAGGGCCATTGCGCGATTCGCCTCTCTGCTGGGAGTGCTGGTCATGATTCCGGCCGGGTTTACGTTTTGGGATGCCCTACAAGAATCTTTTTATAGAAGACAGGCACAGCAGTTCGTAAATGAGGAAATCGCTACCTATCAGTTTGCCGAAGGCGGTCGTTTTGTGGAGAATTTGACCGATATCGAATATCAGCGAACTTCTATTTTTAAGACGATATCAAATACGCTTTTCGGCAAAGAGGAATCTAAAAAACCAGAAGCACCCTCTATTGAATTGGTCTTTATGGGAAATGAACGTATTCCTGAGAGCGTTATCGCCACTTGGAATGCCCAGAAAAATGAAAACAAGGATTTCGACAGACTTAGGGAGACCAAACTGCAAATCATTCAAGGTGCGCAGAACGAGCGACTAGATCAATCGAAATATATTGAAGAACTGTACGAATCGCAGAAAGCGAATTTATTGGGCAAGGATGAACGAATAAGACTCCTGCAATCGGAAGTAGCTCGATTGAAAAAGTCAGTGGCTAGGGATATTCCCTTTGCCGATATCAGCAAAGAGGCGAAGGCCAATTACAATGATCTGATTTCATTGGAATACGATAATGCCGTTCGCACCGATTTTTCAAAAATCGATACTATGGCGATTTTCGAAATCAAATGGAAAAAGGGTGTCGGTAAAAACCAGATTTTGAGAGACAATAAAAAAATTCACGACTGGCTCAAGGTAAGGTTGAAAGATGAGTCTATTTTGCTGCGGGAAATGGTACAATAG
- a CDS encoding ABC transporter ATP-binding protein produces the protein MIAINDIHKSFGDAHVLKGITTVLEKGKTNLIIGQSGSGKTVFLKCLLGLFSPEEGDIEYDGKKYSSLSGDEQRDLRQEMGMVFQGSALFDSMTVEGNVRFPLEMFTKQSKSEMKERVDAVLKRVNLIDAHHKYPSEISGGMQKRVAIARAIVMNPKYLFCDEPNSGLDPKTAILIDNLIKEITEEYNITTVINTHDMNSVMQIGEKIIFLKDGLKEWEGTKNEIFKTENEAVTNFVYSSELFKKVRQMYIEERN, from the coding sequence ATGATAGCGATCAACGACATTCATAAATCTTTTGGCGATGCCCACGTACTCAAGGGGATTACCACTGTTTTAGAGAAAGGCAAAACCAATTTGATCATCGGGCAAAGTGGATCGGGAAAAACGGTTTTTCTCAAATGTCTCTTGGGGCTTTTCAGTCCGGAAGAAGGGGATATCGAATACGATGGAAAGAAGTATTCTTCCCTTTCCGGGGATGAACAACGCGACCTTCGACAGGAGATGGGGATGGTGTTTCAGGGTAGTGCATTATTCGACAGTATGACCGTTGAGGGAAATGTTCGGTTTCCGTTGGAAATGTTTACCAAGCAGTCTAAGTCTGAAATGAAAGAAAGGGTCGATGCCGTATTGAAGCGGGTAAACCTCATCGACGCGCATCATAAGTACCCCTCGGAAATTTCGGGAGGGATGCAAAAAAGAGTTGCGATCGCCAGAGCCATCGTAATGAATCCGAAGTATCTCTTTTGTGATGAGCCCAATTCGGGGTTAGATCCCAAAACCGCTATCCTTATCGACAATCTCATCAAGGAAATTACCGAGGAGTACAACATTACCACGGTCATCAACACCCACGACATGAATTCGGTAATGCAAATCGGGGAAAAGATTATCTTTCTTAAAGATGGTTTAAAAGAGTGGGAAGGCACCAAAAATGAGATTTTCAAAACCGAGAATGAAGCCGTAACAAATTTTGTATACTCTTCGGAGCTGTTCAAGAAGGTGCGCCAGATGTACATTGAAGAACGGAATTAA
- a CDS encoding MlaE family ABC transporter permease, giving the protein MNHLAQIGSYFIMIREVFKKPTKWRIMKTLILKEIDELIYGSLGIIIFISFFIGAVVAIQTALNLTNPIIPRNLIGFATRQSVILEFAPTFVSIIMAGKVGSYITSSIGTMRVTEQIDALEVMGVNSLNYLVFPKIVAMLFYPFAIAISMYVGIFGGWIAGVFGGFLTSADFVSGLQSEFIPFHIAYAFIKTLLFALVIATVPSFHGYYMKGGALEVGKASTTSFVWTSVVIIILNYVLTQMLLG; this is encoded by the coding sequence ATGAACCACCTAGCCCAGATTGGCAGTTACTTTATAATGATACGTGAGGTTTTCAAGAAACCGACCAAGTGGCGAATCATGAAGACCCTTATCCTTAAGGAAATAGATGAACTGATCTACGGTTCGTTGGGTATCATAATTTTCATCTCCTTCTTTATCGGAGCGGTTGTGGCCATCCAAACGGCTCTGAACCTTACCAACCCGATCATACCCAGAAACCTGATTGGTTTCGCTACACGACAATCGGTCATACTCGAGTTTGCGCCGACCTTCGTCTCCATAATCATGGCAGGTAAGGTAGGGTCTTACATAACGTCGAGTATAGGTACTATGCGGGTCACCGAGCAGATAGATGCCCTTGAGGTAATGGGAGTCAACTCGTTGAATTATCTTGTGTTTCCGAAAATCGTAGCCATGCTCTTTTATCCGTTCGCCATAGCCATTTCAATGTATGTCGGTATTTTCGGGGGATGGATCGCAGGGGTATTCGGGGGTTTTCTCACCAGCGCCGATTTTGTAAGCGGACTACAGTCGGAATTCATTCCTTTTCATATCGCCTATGCCTTCATCAAAACCTTGCTTTTTGCTCTTGTCATCGCCACTGTACCCTCCTTTCATGGATACTATATGAAGGGCGGCGCCCTCGAGGTAGGAAAAGCGAGTACCACTTCTTTTGTATGGACTAGTGTGGTCATCATTATCCTGAACTATGTATTAACCCAAATGTTACTAGGCTAA
- the pafA gene encoding alkaline phosphatase PafA: MVKKIMFPVVSLLMLLCCHFDVNGQRRSKADTDTQLKTTPKLVVGIVVDQMRYDYLTRFWDDYGDGGFRRLVNEGFNCKNNHFNYAPTSTGPGHASVYTGTTPATHGIIGNNWYDKVLDSTVYCASDAKYNSVGTASEAGKMSPHRMNVGTITDELRLHTQMRGKTIAIALKDRGAVLPGGHTANAAYWFHGENEGKWVTSTFYMQQLPKWVSNFNDGSAAQSYKKPWTAFKNMATYTESGPDNTIYEGLFETETTPTFPHSTPNLLSKTEDFEIIKYTPYGNSLTTDFALAALEGEGLGADETTDFLAVSFSSTDYVGHKYGVNSKEIQDTYLRLDADLERLLKALDKKVGEGEYTLFLTADHGAVDVPAYLNAQRIPGGYMNWEVMNTAFDEFLRYTYGTTDIVRNFSNYQYFLDHKIIKNLDLNLADVQEKIANELLKYKGIDRVYTGNQMLQNSYDRGIPYILQNGYNQKRSGDILVVLQPGTVSYGITGSTHGSPQIYDTHVPLLFFGKGILKGSTTNRTEIPDIAPTISSLLGVAFPSGATGSPVGEALRY, from the coding sequence ATGGTGAAGAAAATAATGTTCCCCGTGGTATCCCTTCTGATGCTGTTGTGCTGCCACTTTGATGTGAACGGGCAAAGAAGATCTAAAGCCGATACGGATACACAGCTGAAAACAACTCCTAAGCTGGTAGTTGGTATCGTTGTCGATCAAATGCGTTATGATTACCTGACCCGTTTTTGGGATGATTATGGCGATGGGGGATTCAGGCGGTTGGTAAATGAAGGGTTCAATTGCAAGAACAACCATTTTAATTATGCACCCACCAGTACGGGTCCCGGGCATGCATCGGTGTATACGGGTACGACGCCGGCCACACATGGTATAATCGGCAATAATTGGTACGACAAGGTGTTGGATAGTACAGTATACTGTGCATCGGACGCTAAATACAATTCGGTAGGTACCGCCTCCGAAGCGGGTAAAATGTCGCCCCATAGAATGAACGTCGGCACCATTACCGACGAGTTGCGATTGCATACCCAAATGAGAGGCAAGACCATCGCTATAGCCTTGAAAGACAGAGGAGCGGTGCTGCCGGGAGGTCATACGGCCAATGCCGCCTATTGGTTTCATGGCGAAAATGAGGGTAAATGGGTAACGAGTACTTTTTATATGCAGCAATTGCCCAAGTGGGTTTCGAATTTCAACGATGGTAGTGCGGCACAATCCTATAAAAAGCCGTGGACCGCTTTTAAGAATATGGCAACGTATACGGAAAGTGGGCCGGACAATACGATTTACGAGGGGCTTTTTGAAACTGAAACGACTCCGACGTTTCCACATAGTACTCCTAATTTACTGAGCAAAACAGAGGATTTCGAAATTATCAAATACACGCCCTATGGCAATAGCCTAACGACCGATTTCGCCTTGGCCGCCTTGGAAGGCGAGGGATTGGGCGCAGATGAAACCACCGATTTTCTGGCGGTAAGCTTCTCCAGCACTGACTATGTAGGCCACAAGTACGGGGTAAACTCCAAGGAAATTCAAGATACCTATTTACGTTTGGATGCCGATTTGGAAAGACTCCTCAAGGCCTTGGATAAAAAAGTAGGCGAGGGGGAGTATACCCTTTTCCTGACCGCGGATCACGGGGCGGTCGACGTACCGGCTTATTTGAACGCACAGCGAATTCCAGGGGGTTATATGAATTGGGAGGTCATGAATACGGCTTTTGATGAATTTTTGCGATATACGTACGGCACCACTGATATCGTCAGGAATTTCTCGAACTACCAATATTTTCTAGATCATAAAATCATCAAGAACCTGGATTTGAATTTGGCCGATGTACAGGAAAAAATCGCCAACGAGCTATTAAAATACAAGGGTATAGACCGGGTGTATACCGGAAACCAAATGCTGCAGAACAGCTATGACCGAGGTATCCCCTATATTTTGCAGAATGGTTATAATCAAAAGCGTTCAGGCGATATTTTGGTCGTATTACAACCCGGAACCGTTTCGTACGGCATAACGGGCTCAACGCATGGGTCGCCCCAAATCTATGACACCCACGTACCTTTGTTATTCTTTGGCAAGGGCATTCTCAAGGGCAGTACCACGAACCGCACTGAAATACCCGATATTGCCCCGACAATATCGAGTTTATTAGGTGTCGCTTTCCCAAGTGGGGCCACCGGGAGTCCTGTAGGGGAAGCGCTGCGATACTAG
- the murI gene encoding glutamate racemase produces the protein MKEPIGIFDSGVGGTSIWKEIRTLLPFERTIYLADSKNAPYGAKSKQQILELSVKNTELLLEKGCKLIVVACNTATTNAIDYLRAHYEVPFIGIEPAIKPAALLSKSKTVGVLATKGTLSSSLFHSTSEIHAHGITIVEQEGKGLVPLIEAGKAGSEETKALLRSYLEPMLASGIDHLVLGCTHYPYLIPILKELLPERVQVIDSGEAVARQTKAVLLKNTLENTSQTKERSEFYTNADLTILSSFLENSTDIHCSYLDF, from the coding sequence ATGAAGGAACCCATCGGCATTTTCGATTCTGGAGTAGGGGGCACTTCCATATGGAAGGAAATAAGAACCTTGTTACCTTTTGAGCGTACTATCTATCTCGCCGACAGCAAAAATGCCCCATATGGTGCAAAGTCGAAGCAGCAAATTTTAGAATTAAGTGTCAAGAATACGGAGCTGTTGCTCGAAAAAGGGTGCAAGTTGATCGTGGTGGCTTGCAACACAGCGACAACCAATGCGATAGATTATTTACGCGCACATTACGAGGTGCCTTTCATCGGAATTGAACCGGCCATAAAACCTGCAGCTTTGCTATCAAAGTCAAAAACGGTGGGTGTTTTGGCCACAAAAGGAACTTTGTCAAGTAGCTTGTTTCATAGTACTTCCGAAATACATGCGCACGGCATCACAATAGTAGAACAAGAAGGCAAGGGCTTGGTACCGCTTATCGAAGCGGGAAAGGCCGGGTCTGAGGAGACCAAAGCCCTTTTGAGGTCGTATCTCGAACCCATGTTAGCCTCTGGTATCGACCATTTGGTTTTGGGGTGTACCCATTATCCTTATCTGATTCCTATATTAAAGGAGTTGTTGCCGGAACGGGTACAAGTAATTGATTCCGGAGAGGCCGTAGCCCGGCAGACAAAGGCCGTCCTTCTAAAAAATACTTTAGAGAATACCTCCCAAACAAAAGAGCGTTCCGAATTCTATACCAATGCTGACCTTACTATTTTAAGCTCTTTTCTCGAAAATAGTACCGATATTCATTGTTCTTATTTGGATTTTTGA
- a CDS encoding dihydrofolate reductase produces the protein MTKITMIAAAAENNALGKDNNLLWHLPDDFKRFKKLTTGHKIIMGRKTFESFPKPLPNRIHIIITRDKNYRVDHEDCLIVHSLEAALKLVQEDDLAFIIGGGEIYKQGEPHADAIELTRVHASFENADTFFPEIDTEIWMLSEGEYHAIDERHKFGFTYLTFVRKSEK, from the coding sequence ATGACCAAAATCACCATGATTGCCGCTGCGGCAGAGAATAATGCGCTTGGCAAAGATAATAACCTACTTTGGCATCTTCCCGATGATTTTAAACGATTTAAAAAGTTGACGACCGGGCACAAGATCATCATGGGTCGAAAGACGTTCGAGAGCTTTCCGAAACCGTTACCCAATCGAATACATATTATTATTACAAGGGATAAAAATTACAGGGTAGATCACGAAGATTGTCTTATTGTACATTCACTGGAAGCAGCACTCAAACTGGTACAGGAAGACGACCTTGCCTTTATCATTGGAGGAGGCGAAATTTATAAACAAGGGGAACCACATGCGGATGCCATCGAGTTGACCCGTGTTCATGCTTCTTTCGAAAATGCCGACACCTTTTTTCCGGAAATCGATACCGAAATTTGGATGTTGTCGGAAGGGGAATATCACGCCATCGATGAACGTCACAAATTTGGTTTTACCTATTTGACCTTTGTCCGGAAGTCGGAAAAATGA
- a CDS encoding 2TM domain-containing protein, translated as MFSKNKKRTELDLEQHELLEAAQRRIKQKKRLFAHFVIFLIGSVFLVLINKILKYGDTYDWFIWAITAWAFLFVIHAFNVFVTQKFMGRDWERSQREKLVAKQKKRIAEIQKEIETDFPLSQINKPKDP; from the coding sequence ATGTTCTCGAAAAATAAAAAAAGAACGGAATTGGATTTGGAACAGCACGAACTGCTAGAGGCCGCCCAGAGGCGCATCAAACAAAAAAAGCGCTTGTTCGCTCATTTCGTAATTTTTCTGATAGGCAGTGTTTTTTTGGTGTTGATCAATAAAATTTTAAAATATGGCGACACCTATGATTGGTTTATCTGGGCCATTACGGCTTGGGCTTTTTTGTTCGTCATACATGCCTTTAACGTATTCGTAACCCAAAAATTCATGGGAAGGGATTGGGAACGAAGCCAAAGGGAAAAATTGGTCGCCAAACAGAAAAAGCGTATCGCTGAAATACAGAAAGAAATCGAGACCGATTTCCCCTTGTCGCAAATCAACAAACCTAAAGACCCATGA
- a CDS encoding aminotransferase class V-fold PLP-dependent enzyme has protein sequence MEKVRKQFPILRQYIYANTPVLGPLYDDLLDWRQEHDLDFIMKASGMRDTTLQIISECRTAVGTYFGCKGENIALVNNFSTGMNMLLGALDPNQKVLLLEEDYPSVVWPFETRGFPISYVEIDEHLEDNIRIAVQKGDVDILALSIVQWQNGIKIDLDFLKELKKAHPNLLILADGTQFCGTTSFDFESSGIDVLGTSAYKWLLSGYGSGFMLFKDNVKERCQLHTMGFNAANGDPQKKDSVRFARRFEPGHLACLNFGSLKFSLYFMDKVGKDVIDTQNRKLSLKAKKEFTELGILQEAVVKRKEHSTIFNIKGDDQLFQYLTDSDVICAQRGEGIRLGFHFYNTEKEIDAIVEMLKKRP, from the coding sequence ATGGAAAAAGTACGCAAGCAATTTCCCATATTACGACAATACATTTATGCCAATACTCCCGTTTTAGGACCGCTCTACGATGACTTGCTCGATTGGCGACAAGAACACGATTTGGATTTTATTATGAAGGCCAGTGGTATGCGGGATACCACTTTACAGATCATTTCGGAGTGTCGCACGGCTGTAGGCACTTATTTCGGCTGTAAAGGGGAAAATATAGCACTGGTAAACAACTTTTCCACGGGCATGAACATGCTTTTGGGAGCTCTTGATCCAAACCAAAAGGTGTTGCTTCTGGAGGAGGATTACCCTTCAGTAGTTTGGCCTTTTGAAACTAGAGGTTTTCCGATCTCCTATGTAGAAATTGACGAACATCTAGAAGATAATATCCGAATCGCTGTTCAAAAAGGGGATGTCGACATTTTGGCCCTCAGTATCGTGCAATGGCAGAACGGCATCAAAATAGATTTGGATTTTTTAAAGGAGTTGAAGAAAGCACATCCGAACCTTTTGATTTTGGCCGACGGCACTCAATTTTGCGGCACGACCTCTTTTGATTTTGAATCATCCGGTATCGACGTGCTGGGGACAAGTGCGTACAAGTGGCTTTTATCGGGCTACGGTAGTGGTTTTATGCTGTTTAAGGATAACGTTAAAGAGCGCTGTCAATTGCATACCATGGGATTCAATGCGGCTAACGGCGACCCTCAAAAGAAAGATTCCGTGCGCTTCGCAAGGCGTTTTGAACCTGGACATTTGGCGTGTTTGAATTTTGGGAGTTTAAAATTTTCTTTGTATTTTATGGATAAGGTTGGGAAGGATGTCATCGACACTCAAAACAGGAAATTGTCCCTAAAGGCAAAAAAGGAATTTACCGAACTTGGTATTTTACAGGAAGCTGTAGTTAAACGAAAAGAGCACAGTACCATTTTCAATATAAAGGGTGACGATCAACTTTTCCAATATTTAACCGATAGTGATGTCATTTGTGCACAGCGCGGTGAAGGTATTCGGCTCGGATTTCACTTTTATAATACTGAAAAAGAGATAGATGCTATTGTTGAAATGCTAAAAAAGCGGCCTTGA
- a CDS encoding isoamylase early set domain-containing protein produces MAIAKQYLKTKPVCKVTFTVPAEDAKKVAVVGDFNNWKANKSSALKKLKNGNFKGTLELPKESTFEFKYIIDGNYVNEAEADRYQWNDFAGGENAVLEL; encoded by the coding sequence ATGGCAATAGCAAAACAGTATCTAAAAACAAAACCTGTATGTAAGGTAACTTTTACCGTACCTGCGGAAGACGCAAAAAAAGTAGCCGTAGTAGGTGATTTCAATAACTGGAAAGCAAACAAGTCCAGCGCATTGAAAAAGTTGAAGAACGGAAACTTTAAGGGAACCCTAGAACTTCCTAAAGAAAGTACCTTCGAGTTCAAATACATCATCGATGGTAACTATGTAAACGAGGCGGAAGCCGATCGTTACCAATGGAACGATTTCGCCGGTGGCGAAAATGCAGTTTTAGAATTGTAG